In Vibrio gangliei, a single window of DNA contains:
- a CDS encoding glycoside hydrolase family 13 protein: MTLAPNMHSKSLAWWKKATAYQIYPRSFYDTNQDGIGDINGIIAKLDYLADLGIDLIWICPFYASPNDDNGYDISDYQAIHPDFGTLEDVDELISAAHKRGIRIIMDLVINHTSDEHPWFIESRDNKNSPKRDWYIWRDGCEPTAEKPTCDPNNWESIFHGSAWEYDKKTAQYYLHLFSKKQPDLNWENPEVKQALFKMIHWWLERGIDGFRVDAISHIQKQPGLPSLPNPKGEKYVSSFDYHMNVSGIEKHLHELKEQAFDPFNIVTVGEANGVTADNALPWVAEATEHDQGGVFNMIFQFEHMKLWSEEQSNEPLDLVKFKRILSRWQDALEGKGWNALYLENHDQARSIDTFADPNSRYASATALASCYFLMKGTPFIYQGQEIGMVNHQFTSLDEFNDVSARNLIQKLSQQGQSDADILTLLNQVSRDHSRLPMQWNAQDFSGFSEVQPWFSVNQQYADINVEQQQKDPNSILSFYKQLIALRKSNVSLVVGRYQLLLPNDHNIYAYQRVAQDVTWTIITNLSPQESIVDIDLMQLGELILDNQNINNEHVRSDFIATQIAPPYAAYVFARKH, translated from the coding sequence ATGACACTCGCTCCTAATATGCACTCAAAATCACTCGCGTGGTGGAAGAAAGCAACCGCCTACCAAATTTATCCCCGTAGTTTTTATGATACAAACCAGGACGGTATTGGTGACATCAATGGCATCATTGCTAAGCTCGATTATCTTGCTGATTTGGGCATTGATTTAATATGGATTTGCCCATTCTATGCATCACCTAATGATGATAACGGGTACGATATTAGTGACTATCAAGCGATTCATCCTGACTTTGGAACCCTTGAGGATGTGGATGAACTAATCAGTGCTGCTCATAAACGTGGCATTCGCATTATTATGGATTTAGTGATCAACCACACTAGCGACGAGCACCCATGGTTCATTGAATCTCGAGATAACAAAAATAGCCCTAAGCGCGATTGGTATATTTGGCGTGATGGTTGTGAGCCTACCGCTGAAAAACCGACTTGCGACCCAAACAACTGGGAAAGTATTTTTCATGGCAGTGCATGGGAATATGATAAAAAAACTGCACAGTACTACTTGCACCTATTTTCAAAAAAACAACCTGATCTGAATTGGGAAAATCCTGAAGTTAAACAAGCACTATTTAAAATGATTCATTGGTGGTTGGAGCGTGGTATTGATGGTTTTCGTGTGGATGCAATTAGCCATATTCAGAAACAACCAGGTTTACCTTCTTTACCCAATCCAAAGGGTGAAAAGTATGTCTCTTCGTTTGATTATCATATGAATGTGTCAGGGATTGAAAAGCATCTGCATGAGTTAAAAGAGCAGGCGTTTGATCCCTTTAATATAGTGACAGTTGGTGAGGCTAATGGGGTGACTGCCGACAATGCATTACCTTGGGTTGCTGAAGCGACCGAGCACGATCAAGGCGGTGTTTTCAACATGATTTTTCAGTTTGAACACATGAAACTATGGTCGGAAGAGCAAAGCAACGAGCCTTTAGATTTAGTGAAGTTCAAACGCATTTTATCGCGTTGGCAAGATGCATTAGAAGGTAAAGGCTGGAATGCTCTTTATTTAGAAAACCACGATCAAGCTCGCAGCATTGATACTTTTGCTGACCCTAACTCTAGGTATGCCAGTGCTACCGCGTTAGCGAGTTGCTATTTCTTGATGAAAGGGACTCCGTTTATTTATCAGGGCCAAGAGATTGGTATGGTAAATCATCAGTTTACTTCTCTTGATGAGTTTAATGATGTGTCTGCTAGAAATTTAATTCAAAAGTTATCTCAACAAGGTCAAAGCGATGCAGACATCTTAACCTTGTTAAATCAAGTATCTCGCGACCACAGTCGCTTGCCAATGCAATGGAATGCGCAGGATTTTTCCGGTTTTTCTGAGGTGCAACCTTGGTTCTCAGTCAATCAACAGTACGCAGATATCAATGTTGAGCAACAACAGAAAGATCCAAATTCGATTTTGAGTTTCTATAAGCAACTGATTGCTCTGCGTAAGTCAAATGTAAGTTTAGTGGTTGGCCGCTATCAATTACTGCTACCTAACGATCATAATATCTATGCTTATCAACGTGTTGCACAAGATGTTACATGGACCATTATTACCAATTTAAGTCCACAAGAGAGCATCGTTGATATAGACCTCATGCAATTAGGCGAGTTAATACTTGATAATCAGAATATCAATAATGAACACGTTCGCTCAGATTTTATAGCGACGCAAATTGCCCCACCTTATGCTGCCTATGTATTTGCAAGAAAACACTAA
- a CDS encoding PTS transporter subunit IIBC has product MSQLLSFDFWQRFGKSLIVVIAVMPAAGIMISLGKVVTMYAGGIGAIETLGAIMENIGWGIIVNLHLLFAVAIGGSWAKERAGGAFAALIAFILINRITGVILGVDNTMLSDPEAVVMSLFGSELPVSQFFTNILGAPALNMGVFIGIMSGYLGANLFNRYHDFARLPQALAFFNGKRFVPFVVIFYSMIIAFVLSIVWPLIQGALNDFGQWIATSKDTAPITAPFLYGTLERLLLPFGLHHTLTIPMNYTELGGTYELLTGMNAGSSVYGQDPLWLAWVSDLNNLKLSDPTTYQHLLDTVHPARFKAGQVIIAASSLIGIGLAMYHCVDSDKRAQYKPMFLSACLAVLLTGVTEPIEFMFMFIAPVLYVAHAVLTGVAFALVDVMDLRIHAFGLIELLTRIPMMVSAGIGGDLVRFALVSIVFFGVNYGLFRFLIVKFKLPTPGRMGNYLDESSKSMSEDEKMDIIIQNLGGRANIVEIDACMTRLRITVNDPKLVAEYALWKPTGALGAVIKEQGVQVIYGPGVDVIKSRLVEKFSAQSA; this is encoded by the coding sequence ATGAGTCAGTTACTATCTTTTGATTTTTGGCAACGATTTGGAAAATCCCTTATCGTTGTTATCGCGGTGATGCCAGCCGCTGGTATCATGATATCACTCGGTAAAGTTGTCACAATGTATGCCGGTGGTATTGGTGCCATTGAAACACTAGGCGCTATTATGGAAAACATAGGCTGGGGGATTATAGTTAACCTTCACCTATTATTTGCTGTCGCTATTGGTGGATCATGGGCTAAAGAACGCGCAGGAGGAGCATTTGCCGCACTGATCGCCTTCATTTTAATTAACCGTATCACTGGGGTTATATTAGGCGTGGATAACACTATGCTCAGTGATCCCGAGGCGGTTGTGATGAGCCTATTTGGTTCTGAGCTACCAGTCTCTCAATTCTTCACTAATATTTTGGGTGCTCCTGCTCTAAATATGGGTGTGTTTATCGGTATTATGTCTGGCTATTTAGGTGCCAACTTATTTAACCGTTATCATGACTTCGCTCGTTTACCTCAGGCATTAGCATTTTTCAACGGTAAGCGTTTTGTACCTTTTGTTGTTATTTTCTATTCGATGATTATTGCGTTTGTTTTATCAATCGTATGGCCTTTAATTCAAGGTGCACTTAATGATTTTGGCCAATGGATTGCAACCTCTAAAGACACTGCGCCGATCACTGCTCCTTTCTTGTATGGTACGTTAGAGCGTTTATTACTGCCATTTGGTTTACACCACACTTTAACTATTCCAATGAATTACACCGAGTTGGGTGGTACTTATGAGCTTTTGACTGGGATGAATGCGGGCTCAAGTGTTTATGGTCAAGATCCTCTATGGCTTGCTTGGGTTAGCGATTTAAATAATCTTAAATTAAGCGATCCGACAACTTACCAACATCTATTAGATACGGTGCATCCAGCACGTTTTAAAGCGGGTCAAGTTATTATCGCAGCGTCTTCATTGATTGGTATTGGACTTGCGATGTATCACTGCGTTGATAGTGATAAGCGTGCACAATACAAGCCAATGTTTTTATCTGCGTGTCTTGCTGTGTTATTAACCGGTGTGACAGAGCCTATTGAATTCATGTTTATGTTTATTGCTCCTGTTTTGTATGTTGCGCATGCGGTATTAACAGGGGTTGCATTTGCGTTAGTCGATGTGATGGACCTACGTATACATGCCTTTGGTTTGATTGAGTTACTCACTCGTATACCTATGATGGTTTCAGCAGGAATCGGTGGTGATTTGGTTCGTTTCGCATTGGTTTCTATTGTTTTCTTTGGTGTTAACTATGGATTATTCCGTTTTCTCATTGTCAAATTTAAATTGCCAACACCGGGCCGTATGGGTAACTACCTCGATGAAAGTTCAAAATCCATGTCAGAAGATGAGAAGATGGACATTATTATTCAGAATTTAGGTGGCCGTGCCAATATTGTTGAGATTGATGCTTGTATGACTCGCTTGCGCATTACAGTTAATGACCCGAAGTTGGTTGCTGAATATGCATTATGGAAGCCGACAGGAGCACTTGGTGCTGTAATTAAAGAACAGGGAGTACAAGTTATTTATGGTCCAGGAGTAGATGTCATTAAATCTAGATTAGTTGAGAAGTTTTCAGCACAATCTGCGTAA